GCTGTCCACGGGTCGGAAGTATTGTCATGGACCGACGTAACCCAATTCCTGCAAGCACTGGATACGTCCTTCCAGGATGACTCTGTCAACTTTGCTGTTCGGCTGCTGAGAACTCTTGAATGGACGAACGTTGTGGAGCAGTCAAACTTCACGACGGTCCAGGGAACGCGATTGACTGACTATCTCCAGTTGCTGCTGGACGCATCATGCCAGGCGCAACCGGACAATGACCTGCCCGTATTGCGTCCTTCCCGGATTGCACGCGTCATGTTTCGGCAGCTGACAGCTCAACTGGCTCGACACGACACGGCTCAACAGGCTCAGGGAGGTCTTGCCACTCGTTTACGACTGCTCAGCACAGTCCTGCGCTTCAGCAGTGCCGTCGGGTGTGTCCCAAATTTGCCTGAACCGACTTCAGTCGTTGCGGCATTTGGTGAGCTGCCGAAGAATCAGGCCACATTTACCGAGCTGGAATCACATTACCAAGGACGTCAGCCTGCAGTCGACCAACTGTTTGAACGTTATTTTCGGATAAAAATCCAGGGAATCCACTTCTGTGGTGTGGCTGCTTACGGAATGACAATCGTGGACGGTTTCCGTCATCTTGCGATGATGTATCCGGTAACGATGTGGCTGGCCCGATGGCGCGCGGCACGAAGAGGTAATCAGGAAATACAACTTGTTGACGCTGAAGCGGCACTGGCAACCGTCGATCACAACTTCACCTATTCTCCGGCACTGGGAACTCGTTCGGCAAAGAATCGGATACGACAACTGGCTAAGATGAATCAAATTACGGCGTTGTGTGGCTGGTACAGCCTGTAACGCAACACATAAGAAACACCAGACAGCGATCAGCTCTGCCCGACACTCATGTCACCTGTAACGGTTGCGATTTTATAACCCGATCAGCCCCCCTTTTCAGAGTTCAGCTGAGCTCGAACGATCCGTCCTGGCTGAAACCCTGCTGACTCAAAGTCACAAATATGACACGGATCCTGTCCGATACAACGCAGTCCTACAAAGATGCGGTCCGCTGGATCTACGAAAGAATTGATTACGAACGTATCCCTCCGGTTCAGGTGTCGCCTCACTTTCAGCTTGAACGTGTGCGCCGCCAACTGGCGTTGATCGGTTCTCCCCAGGAACGCATTCCGGCTGTGCATATTGCCGGAACCAAGGGCAAAGGATCGACGGCTGCCATGGTCGACTCCATCATGCGAGCATCCCGAATCCGATGCGGGCTGTTTACATCGCCTCACATTGAACTGTTTGAGGAACGAATGGCGGTTGACGGCTGCCACCCCAAACCGGCTGAACTCACATTTCTCGTTACAGAACTGCAGCAATGTCTGGAAACAGCCGACAGTGAACTGCAAAGGGATCCGCCGACGTACTTCGAAGTTGCAACGTTGCTGGCATGGATGTACTTCGACCGTCAGCAGGCCGAACTTGTCGTTCTGGAAACAGGACTGGGAGGCCGTCTGGACTGTACCAACGTCTGCAGTCCTGTGGTAACCGTCATCACCAACATCAGTCTCGACCATACCTCAGTTCTTGGTCACACTCTTGAGGAAATTGCCTTTGAAAAGGCCGGCATTATCAAACCTGGTGTGCCTCTGATCACCGGAGTCAATCAGCCCCAGGTTGTCGAATTGTGTGATCGTCGTGCAGAAACTCTGAATGCACCCCGAGTCAGACTGGAGAGGGAACTTCAGGTCGTCGTCCGGTCATCATTTCGGAATGGCCAGATTGTTTCGGTTACAACTCCCCATCAGCAGCATGAGTCACTGGAATTGACACTGACAGGCACTCACCAGGCGAAAAACGCGGCACTGGCCGTCGCCGTTGCGGATCATCTGTCGACGTCGGATGCACGAATCACGACGTCAACGATTCGCTGCGGACTGCAGCAGACTGTGTGGCCGCTGAGATTTGAAGTGATTCCAGGTTTGCCGGTCATCATTCTGGACGCTGCACACAATCCGGCTGCGGCAGTCGCCGTGATTGACACATTGAATAACGGTCTGTGGCCCGAACGACCGCGTGTCCTGGTCTTCGGAGCCAGCCGTGACAAAGATGTCCGAAAAATGCTGGCAGTTCTGCTTCCTCATTTTGACCATGCAATCCTGACTCTGATTCGCAGCAGTCCACGAAGCTGCCCGACCAAAGAACTGACAGCAATGGCCGCCGACATTAGAAGTCCGACCACAATTCAAACCGCAGAATCCGCAGAAAAGTCGCTGCAACTTGCCCAATCGGCGGCCGGCTCTGCCGGTCTGATCTGTGTCACCGGATCTGTCTTTCTGGCTGCTGAGTGCCATGGGTGTCAACCGGGCCACGGAAATTCAGACAGATCGAACACAAATCCCTGAGCAACAGAGGAAACAGCCGGGGGACCACCGTGAGTCCCGTCAGAGTTTGTCTATTGAACCGGATACAGTCGGAAGGACGCCGATTAAAACAAGGCCCTGGTTCGAACGTGGCAGATGTCACAGGGATCCGGAAATTTCCCCGAGTGTTGATCCAAGATCCGATTTGCCAACTTTGCCGCACGACGTCTCGCCGCAAGCCAGAGTTTTCTGCGAATTCAACAAACGTCCCGAGGAAGACAAACGTAGCCGGAGTATGCCGGTCATAATACACTGTTTTCTCAGCATTTCCTGCTGATTCCGGCCCGTCAACCCCCAGAATTCCGGTCAGAAGACGCACTCATGGTCGCACAGGACAACGTGATTGAGATCCGCAACCTCTCCAAGGTATATCGTGACTTTTGGGGAAGAAAGAAGGTTCAGGCAGTCAAAAGTCTCAGCCTGGACGTTAAACGCGGTGAAGTATTCGGTCTGCTGGGTCCAAACGGTTCCGGCAAGACGACCACCATCAAAATGCTGCTGGGCCTGCTGTTCCCGACTTCCGGCATGATTCGGATTCTCGGACGCAACGCCGCAGACGTAGAAAAGAACCAGCGAATCGGTTACCTCCCGGAAGAGTCGTATCTTTACAAATTTCTCAACGCCGATGAGACACTCGATTTCTACGGACAGCTGTTCAAGATTCCTGCCAGAGAGCGAGCCGAACGGGCAGACCGACTGATCAAAACGGTGGGCCTGGACATGGCACGCCGGCGTCAGCTGAAAGAATATTCCAAAGGGATGACTCGCCGCATCGGGCTGGCCCAGGCATTGATCAACAACCCGGAACTCGTGCTGCTTGATGAACCGACCAGTGGCCTGGACCCAATCGGTACTCGCGAAATGAAGGATCTGATCCTGCGTCTCCGGGACGAAGGCAAGACGGTCGTGTTGTGCAGTCATCAGCTGGCCGACGTACAGGATGTCAGCGATCGGATTGCCGTACTGTTCCAGGGAGAGCTGAAGGTTCTCGGAGAAGTGGAACAGTTGCTGGAACTTCGAAACGAAACAGAGATTCGTACGGGACATCTCAGCGACGAAGCTATCGAAGAAGTCCGAGCTGTTCTTGCAAAGCACACGTCGGGAAAAAGCACATTCCAGCGACCACGTGCCGACCTGGAACAACTGTTCCTGGAGACAGTTCGTCAAAGTGGCGAACGCCCTGGCCGTCGATTTACTGCTGAGGAAATGGCAGCAACACAACCGACTGCCGACGACACGGATGATTCCGCTCCTTCAGCCGATCCTGGCACCAGTGAGAAGCAGGACTAATCCCTTACAATTGAAGCCCGCTGTTGTCGGGAATCTCTATGATACTTCGTCGGCAATTATTCTGAGTTTAAGCGTTTCCGAGATTCACCGACTCCGTTCTGTCAGCTACTGATCCGCACACCCATGGAATACGAACTCGAATCTTTTAATGTCGCCTTAGCGATAGCGCAGTGGGCAATCGTCACGGGAATCATCGCTGCGGTCGCAGTGGGTGTCGCTTGGCTGGGAGCACTGCGACTGGGCCCGTCGGGGCTGACTTACTTTCGGACTGGATTTTCCAGCTTTGTCCGTGATCTGTTTGCAATGTCACCGACTCGCGTGATGGCGGTGGCACGTTTGACACTCAAAGAGGCCATTCGCCGCAAAGCACTTGTTGTTTTCGTTGTGTTTGCCGTGCTGTTGATGTTTGCCGGCTGGTTTATGTCCAGTGGCAACAGTCGCGACGACATCAGTTCCGGAGTTCAGATCTGGTTTTTGCTGACAGCTATTTCCTGGCTGATTCTTCCTGCGGCGATGTTTCTATCATGCTGGAGTATTCCGGAAGACATTCGCATGAGGTCTCTGCACACCGTCGTCACTAAGCCGATTCGACGAATTGAAGTTGTGCTTGGGCGCATTGTCGGGTTCGGTGGAGTTGTGACTCTCGTTGTTGTTGTGATGGGAATTGCAGGTTACATCTGGATTGTGCGACAGGTGCCTGAGGACGTCCGGGACCAGCTAAAATGTCGAATCGCCAAGTATGGAGTTCTGTACTTCAAAGATCGTCAGGGAGGTCTTGCATCAACAGGAGTTAACACCGGCGACGTCTGGACCTATCGGTCATATATTGAAGGCAACACTCGTGCACGGGCCATCTGGGAATTTGAGAACGTCAATGAAAACATGATGCACGACGTCAACGGCGATGGAGGCGGAGACCAGCTTAATCTGGAGTCGCGGTTTGAGGCTTTTCGAACGATCAAAGGGTCAGCGGACTCTGTCGAGAAGGGATTGGAAGGACAGTTCACCCTCGTCAAGAATCTCCGGGCCGAAGCGTTTTCGGTATTCGCATTTTCTCCGGCATTTCGGCAATTCGGTGAGGAACTGCTTGCCGGGCAGTTTCAGAATGCATCGGCCAGCCTGAGTGAAATTGCCGAATCCATTACCGAAGGTGACGAGTTAGTGCAGTCGAGTGACTGTCGATATTTTCATCGTGCGACTGAAGTCACCAGTGAAATCCTGAACGACCTGGGTGAGGAAGTCTCCGAGATCAAAGCTGCCTTTGTGGAGGCGGGGAAAACAGCCAGTCAGGTCGCGAAAAACAAAGACAACACAGCCGCGTTTGACGAGTTCAGCAAGTCCTGCACCAGGCTGTCGGAATTACTGCAGGAACACAGTTACCTTCTGCTCGAAGTCATGCCGCGTCTGGAAGTAACATTACCCAGTTTTCATGTCACGGAATATCACAAAGGACAGGACCAGTTCGCGATCAGCCGGAAACTTAGCTACACGGCTGACTATGAATCGCTTGCGCGTTTTCTGGCGGACACAATCACCAAGCTAAATGAGCAGCAAAAAGTCGTTTCAGGCGGAGTTCTCACAGACGATCTTGCGAATCTGCTCGTTGAGACTGGCAATCTAACAGAATTAAACAGCGAATTACTTATCGAAGTCCTGCAGGAAGAAATCGATACAGAAGTCCTTCTGGCAGAAGATTCCAGGCTGTCTGTAGCCGACGAACGACCATGGCTGAGCTATTTTGACCAACTTGTCCGGTCAGGACGTCTCAGTTCGCGTGATGCATGGCAACTAACCGCAGACGTATTCCGTGATCTGATCTTCAGAGATACATTACGAGTCGAAGTGGCGTGTCTGGATGACCAGATGTTTATCGGCATGGCTCGTCCAGACCTGTTCATCCGTCTCCCCGACAACAGTTTTGCTGCAGGTTATTCGAAAGCCCTTCTGTGTACGATTCTGATGCTCGTCCTGGTGGTCACCATTGGCGTTACGGCCAGTACGATTGTTAAGGGCCCGGTGGCTCTGTTCCTCACCTTCGGCGTGTTTCTGATCGGACAGG
The Fuerstiella sp. genome window above contains:
- a CDS encoding YkgJ family cysteine cluster protein, yielding MTSTSLALPVIQNWSCHNCGGCCREHLIEITEDEKRRIEQQGWTREDGIPMDRPVIRKIGPGRYQLAHKDDNSCVFLNDQGLCLIHTRFGERQKPLACQVYPYAFHPGDRRITTSLRFSCPSVVQNAGRSIQEQRSELQRLCGQVTAGRQTETKPPAVHGSEVLSWTDVTQFLQALDTSFQDDSVNFAVRLLRTLEWTNVVEQSNFTTVQGTRLTDYLQLLLDASCQAQPDNDLPVLRPSRIARVMFRQLTAQLARHDTAQQAQGGLATRLRLLSTVLRFSSAVGCVPNLPEPTSVVAAFGELPKNQATFTELESHYQGRQPAVDQLFERYFRIKIQGIHFCGVAAYGMTIVDGFRHLAMMYPVTMWLARWRAARRGNQEIQLVDAEAALATVDHNFTYSPALGTRSAKNRIRQLAKMNQITALCGWYSL
- a CDS encoding bifunctional folylpolyglutamate synthase/dihydrofolate synthase codes for the protein MTRILSDTTQSYKDAVRWIYERIDYERIPPVQVSPHFQLERVRRQLALIGSPQERIPAVHIAGTKGKGSTAAMVDSIMRASRIRCGLFTSPHIELFEERMAVDGCHPKPAELTFLVTELQQCLETADSELQRDPPTYFEVATLLAWMYFDRQQAELVVLETGLGGRLDCTNVCSPVVTVITNISLDHTSVLGHTLEEIAFEKAGIIKPGVPLITGVNQPQVVELCDRRAETLNAPRVRLERELQVVVRSSFRNGQIVSVTTPHQQHESLELTLTGTHQAKNAALAVAVADHLSTSDARITTSTIRCGLQQTVWPLRFEVIPGLPVIILDAAHNPAAAVAVIDTLNNGLWPERPRVLVFGASRDKDVRKMLAVLLPHFDHAILTLIRSSPRSCPTKELTAMAADIRSPTTIQTAESAEKSLQLAQSAAGSAGLICVTGSVFLAAECHGCQPGHGNSDRSNTNP
- a CDS encoding ABC transporter ATP-binding protein, which encodes MVAQDNVIEIRNLSKVYRDFWGRKKVQAVKSLSLDVKRGEVFGLLGPNGSGKTTTIKMLLGLLFPTSGMIRILGRNAADVEKNQRIGYLPEESYLYKFLNADETLDFYGQLFKIPARERAERADRLIKTVGLDMARRRQLKEYSKGMTRRIGLAQALINNPELVLLDEPTSGLDPIGTREMKDLILRLRDEGKTVVLCSHQLADVQDVSDRIAVLFQGELKVLGEVEQLLELRNETEIRTGHLSDEAIEEVRAVLAKHTSGKSTFQRPRADLEQLFLETVRQSGERPGRRFTAEEMAATQPTADDTDDSAPSADPGTSEKQD